A portion of the Vulpes vulpes isolate BD-2025 chromosome 5, VulVul3, whole genome shotgun sequence genome contains these proteins:
- the FIGNL1 gene encoding fidgetin-like protein 1, producing MQASSSGSVHLSEWQKNYFAITSGTCTAGQKADAYRAQILRIQYAWANAEMSPACATSLFRRYAERYSAVIDSDNVETGLNNYAESILTLARSQQTDSDRWQSGLSINNVFKMSNVQEMMQAGKKSRDSLLAPADASVVIHQEAVVLDPPKLSVCGGSGEGRPLTNSAHDTTRTLDIPEDSPPKCPQSALPPALPNTGKTCPTSLTPLGDFATAKIHATPLFGNVRKHSNSSPKANVGLNVFSSNQSCLPSICEGPRERRAFYGSGTIDALSAPMVNKAFSKTGDNGQREEGSLPTFKTAKEQLWVDQQKKYQQAQRASGSSYGGVKKSLGASRSRGIFGKFVPPLPKQDGGDQNGGVQYKPYSPGPAEPAHPVDERLKNLEPKMIELIMNEIMDHGPPVNWEDIAGVEFAKATIKEIVVWPMMRPDIFTGLRGPPKGILLFGPPGTGKTLIGKCIASQSGATFFSISASSLTSKWVGEGEKMVRALFAVARCQQPAVIFIDEIDSLLSQRGDGEHESSRRIKTEFLVQLDGATTSSEDRILVVGATNRPQEIDEAARRRLVKRLYIPLPEASARRQIVINLMSKEQCCLSEEEIALVVRQSDGFSGADMTQLCREASLGPIRSLQTADIATIAPEQVRPIAYVDFENAFRTVRPSVSPKDLELYENWNRTFGCGK from the coding sequence ATGCAGGCTTCCAGCAGCGGGTCCGTGCACCTGAGCGAGTGGCAGAAGAATTACTTTGCAATTACATCTGGCACGTGTACCGCAGGACAGAAGGCGGACGCGTACCGGGCACAGATATTACGCATTCAGTATGCATGGGCAAACGCCGAGATGTCCCCGGCCTGCGCCACCAGCCTGTTCAGAAGATACGCAGAGAGATATTCTGCAGTTATTGATTCTGACAATGTTGAGACTGGCTTGAATAACTACGCGGAAAGCATTTTAACCTTAGCAAGGTCTCAGCAAACCGACAGTGACAGGTGGCAGTCTGGATTgtcaataaataatgttttcaaaatgagtAATGTGCAGGAGATGATGCAAGCTGGCAAGAAATCCAGAGACTCTCTGTTGGCACCTGCTGATGCATCGGTTGTCATCCATCAAGAGGCTGTTGTCCTCGATCCCCCTAAattgagtgtgtgtgggggttcTGGGGAGGGCCGCCCGTTAACTAACTCAGCGCATGATACCACCAGGACCCTGGACATCCCAGAGGACAGCCCTCCAAAGTGCCCTCAGAGTGCCCTGCCGCCTGCGCTGCCCAACACCGGTAAGACCTGTCCCACGTCCTTAACACCACTGGGTGACTTTGCCACCGCAAAGATCCACGCCACTCCGTTATTTGGAAACGTCCGGAAGCACAGTAACAGCTCTCCGAAAGCCAACGTAGGACTAAATGTGTTCTCGTCTAATCAGTCTTGTTTGCCTTCCATCTGCGAAGGTCCACGGGAGAGGAGAGCTTTTTATGGTTCTGGCACCATTGATGCCCTTTCTGCCCCAATGGTGAATAAGGCTTTCAGTAAAACGGGAGATAACGGCCAAAGAGAAGAGGGTAGCTTGCCTACTTTTAAGACTGCAAAAGAACAATTATGGGTGGATCAGCAAAAGAAGTACCAGCAAGCCCAGCGAGCATCCGGGTCCTCGTACGGCGGCGTGAAGAAGTCTCTGGGAGCCAGCAGGTCCCGAGGGATATTTGGGAAGTTTGTTCCTCCTCTCCCTAAGCAAGATGGGGGAGATCAGAATGGGGGAGTGCAGTATAAGCCGTACAGCCCGGGACCCGCAGAGCCGGCACATCCCGTTGATGAGCGTCTGAAGAACTTGGAGCCAAAGATGATTGAACTTATCATGAATGAGATCATGGATCACGGCCCGCCAGTCAACTGGGAAGATATCGCAGGAGTAGAATTTGCCAAAGCCACGATAAAGGAGATAGTCGTGTGGCCCATGATGAGGCCAGACATCTTTACTGGCCTGCGAGGACCCCCTAAAGGAATTCTGCTCTTTGGGCCCCCCGGGACCGGGAAGACTCTGATTGGCAAGTGCATCGCGAGCCAGTCTGGGGCGACGTTCTTCAGTATCTCCGCTTCTTCTTTGACTTCTAAATGGGTGGGTGAGGGGGAGAAAATGGTCCGTGCACTGTTTGCTGTGGCAAGGTGTCAGCAGCCAGCTGTCATATTCATTGATGAAATCGATTCCCTGTTGTCTCAACGAGGAGATGGCGAGCACGAATCTTCTAGAAGGATAAAAACCGAATTCCTAGTTCAGTTAGATGGAGCAACCACGTCCTCTGAAGATCGTATTCTAGTGGTGGGAGCGACCAATCGGCCCCAAGAAATTGATGAGGCCGCCCGGAGAAGGCTGGTGAAAAGGCTTTATATTCCCCTCCCGGAAGCTTCGGCCAGGAGACAGATCGTGATTAACCTGATGTCCAAGGAGCAGTGCTGCCTCAGTGAGGAGGAAATCGCACTGGTTGTACGTCAGTCCGACGGGTTCTCGGGAGCCGACATGACACAGCTTTGCAGAGAGGCGTCTCTCGGGCCTATTCGCAGCCTGCAGACTGCTGACATCGCCACCATAGCTCCCGAGCAAGTTCGACCCATAGCTTATGTGGACTTTGAGAACGCGTTTAGAACCGTGCGGCCTAGTGTGTCTCCTAAAGACCTAGAGCTTTACGAGAACTGGAACAGGACTTTTGGCTGTGGGAAGTAA